The following coding sequences are from one Novosphingobium sp. Gsoil 351 window:
- the lnt gene encoding apolipoprotein N-acyltransferase, with the protein MIIPVLPRRLLSIIFAAGLASAAGFAPLSLWPLTLAGIAVLLYLIADAPNWRRAALLGWVFGVGHFAFGNGWIATAFTYQAEMPAWLGWIAVFMLALYLAVYPMLAAVAAWAIARRSPLALVLAFASLWTITEWLRSWVFTGFVWNPLGMIALGPWSRPGLALLAPWLGTYALSALAALLGGCWWLAVLEISTARRIALALAPFLAVLAPQLYVPAAQPGTLPYTLVQPNIPQDELTDPTKYESQFRRTAQLSLARHPGQRRLVLWPESGVPDYLRPGYPELFYAESTYAADPKAARERIGRVIGPGSLLLTGAVDLVMRGRRVVAADNAVTALDGEGRIRSGYVKAHLVPYGEYLPMRGLLEPLGASRLVAGSLDFRSGPGPRTLDLQPWGRIGVQICYEIIFSGQVVERGNRPDFLFNPSNDGWFGRFGPPQHLAQARMRAIEEGLPILRATTTGISAAIDANGVVRQTVPQHRAARMDAFVPRAKPPTPFARTGNMLPLGWAIVLLALSLVALRRRPR; encoded by the coding sequence GTGATAATTCCGGTGCTGCCGCGCCGCCTTCTGTCGATTATTTTTGCTGCCGGGCTAGCCTCGGCTGCCGGCTTCGCTCCGTTGTCGCTGTGGCCGCTGACGCTGGCCGGCATCGCGGTCCTGCTCTACCTGATCGCGGATGCGCCCAACTGGCGCCGCGCGGCGCTGCTGGGCTGGGTGTTCGGCGTCGGGCATTTCGCCTTCGGCAACGGGTGGATCGCCACCGCCTTCACCTATCAGGCCGAGATGCCCGCCTGGCTCGGCTGGATCGCGGTGTTCATGCTGGCGCTGTACCTGGCGGTCTATCCGATGCTGGCGGCGGTTGCGGCGTGGGCGATCGCCCGCCGCTCGCCGCTCGCGCTCGTCCTCGCCTTCGCCTCGCTGTGGACGATCACCGAATGGCTGCGCAGTTGGGTGTTCACCGGGTTCGTGTGGAACCCGCTGGGGATGATCGCGCTGGGGCCGTGGTCGCGCCCCGGCCTGGCACTGCTCGCCCCGTGGCTGGGAACCTACGCGCTTTCGGCGCTGGCGGCGCTGTTGGGCGGGTGCTGGTGGTTGGCGGTGCTGGAGATCAGCACCGCCCGCCGCATCGCGCTGGCCCTGGCGCCGTTCCTCGCGGTGCTGGCGCCCCAGCTCTACGTTCCCGCCGCTCAGCCCGGCACCCTGCCATACACCCTCGTCCAGCCCAACATCCCGCAGGATGAGCTGACCGATCCGACCAAATACGAAAGCCAGTTCCGCCGCACCGCGCAGCTCAGCCTAGCGCGGCATCCGGGCCAGCGGCGGCTGGTGTTGTGGCCCGAATCGGGGGTGCCGGACTATCTGCGCCCCGGATATCCTGAGCTGTTCTACGCCGAATCGACTTACGCCGCCGATCCCAAGGCGGCTCGCGAACGGATCGGACGGGTGATCGGGCCAGGGAGTCTGCTGCTGACCGGCGCGGTCGATCTGGTCATGCGGGGCCGCCGGGTGGTCGCCGCAGACAACGCAGTGACCGCGCTCGATGGCGAGGGGCGCATCCGCAGCGGCTATGTCAAGGCGCACCTGGTGCCATACGGCGAATACCTGCCGATGCGCGGATTGCTCGAGCCGCTCGGGGCTTCGCGGCTCGTGGCGGGCAGTCTCGATTTTCGCTCCGGCCCCGGCCCGCGCACGCTGGACCTGCAACCGTGGGGCCGGATCGGGGTGCAGATCTGCTATGAAATCATCTTTTCCGGCCAGGTGGTCGAGCGTGGCAACCGCCCCGATTTCCTGTTCAATCCATCGAACGACGGCTGGTTCGGCCGCTTTGGACCGCCGCAGCATCTGGCCCAGGCGCGGATGCGGGCGATCGAGGAAGGGCTGCCGATCCTGCGCGCGACGACCACAGGTATCAGCGCAGCGATCGACGCCAACGGCGTGGTTCGACAGACCGTCCCCCAGCATCGCGCCGCACGGATGGACGCCTTCGTGCCCCGGGCCAAGCCGCCGACACCGTTCGCCCGCACGGGCAATATGCTCCCGCTTGGCTGGGCCATAGTCTTGCTTGCGCTGTCCTTGGTTGCCTTGCGCCGCCGCCCCCGCTAG